The Pyrococcus kukulkanii genome contains a region encoding:
- the pdo gene encoding protein disulfide oxidoreductase, with translation MGLISDADKKIIKEEFFSKMTNPVKLIVFIGKEHCQYCDQLKQLVQELSELTDKLSYEIVDFDTPEGQELAKKYRIDRAPATTITQDGKDFGVRYFGLPAGHEFAAFLEDIVDVSNAQTDLMPESKEELAKIDKDVRILVFVTPTCPYCPLAVRMAHKFAIENTKAGKGKILGDMVEAIEYPEWADQYNVMAVPKIVIQVNGEDKVQFEGAYPEKMFLEKLLTALS, from the coding sequence ATGGGACTGATTAGTGACGCTGACAAGAAGATAATTAAGGAGGAGTTCTTTTCAAAAATGACTAATCCCGTTAAGCTCATCGTCTTCATAGGAAAGGAGCACTGCCAGTACTGTGATCAGTTAAAGCAGCTTGTTCAGGAGCTTTCAGAGTTAACAGATAAATTAAGCTATGAGATAGTGGACTTCGACACGCCAGAGGGTCAGGAGCTGGCCAAGAAGTACAGGATCGATAGGGCACCAGCCACGACCATAACCCAGGATGGAAAGGACTTCGGGGTTAGGTACTTCGGCCTTCCAGCAGGCCACGAGTTTGCAGCATTCCTAGAGGACATAGTGGATGTGAGCAATGCACAAACAGACCTAATGCCAGAGAGCAAGGAAGAGCTTGCAAAGATCGACAAGGACGTTAGGATACTCGTCTTCGTAACCCCAACATGCCCATACTGCCCACTGGCAGTTAGGATGGCCCACAAGTTCGCAATAGAAAACACGAAGGCAGGAAAGGGCAAGATACTTGGAGATATGGTGGAGGCAATTGAGTACCCAGAGTGGGCCGACCAATACAACGTGATGGCAGTTCCAAAGATAGTCATCCAAGTAAACGGAGAAGACAAAGTTCAGTTCGAGGGGGCTTATCCTGAGAAGATGTTTCTAGAGAAACTCCTCACTGCTCTTAGCTGA
- the surR gene encoding sulfur metabolism transcriptional regulator SurR, which produces MEPDVFYILGNKVRRDLLSHLTCTECYFSLLSSRVTVSSTAVAKHLKIMEREGILQSYEKEERFIGPTKKYYRISIAKSYVLTLTPDMFWYKGFDLDGAELKDFQVNLSSLKEDPQGLSEMLSEFLKANRELEKILEAFRAVEAYRNKLIKMIKEEYLKTIGDMTQLAILHYLLLNGEATIEELSDRLNLKEREVREKIEEMSRFIPVKMINDGRVLLDEAKIIEGGNNGEENPGKGE; this is translated from the coding sequence ATGGAACCTGACGTATTTTACATCCTGGGGAACAAGGTTAGGAGGGATTTGCTGTCTCACTTAACGTGTACCGAATGTTACTTCAGCCTCCTCAGCAGTAGGGTTACTGTTTCCTCAACCGCAGTAGCTAAGCACCTTAAGATAATGGAGAGGGAGGGCATTCTTCAGTCGTACGAGAAGGAGGAGAGGTTTATAGGGCCGACCAAGAAGTACTATCGGATTTCAATAGCGAAATCCTATGTTCTGACGCTAACCCCCGACATGTTCTGGTATAAGGGATTTGACTTGGATGGAGCCGAACTCAAAGACTTTCAGGTGAACTTGTCCTCCTTGAAGGAAGATCCCCAGGGATTAAGTGAGATGCTCTCTGAGTTTTTAAAGGCTAACAGAGAACTTGAAAAAATTTTGGAAGCTTTCAGGGCCGTTGAGGCCTACAGAAATAAGCTAATTAAGATGATAAAGGAGGAGTATTTGAAGACCATTGGCGACATGACCCAGCTTGCGATATTGCACTACCTCCTTCTGAATGGTGAGGCTACAATAGAGGAGCTTAGCGATAGGTTGAACCTTAAAGAAAGAGAAGTTCGGGAGAAAATCGAGGAAATGTCTCGGTTCATCCCAGTAAAAATGATAAATGATGGCAGGGTTCTTCTCGATGAGGCAAAGATTATCGAGGGTGGTAACAATGGGGAAGAAAATCCTGGTAAAGGTGAATGA
- a CDS encoding DUF362 domain-containing protein: protein MGKKILVKVNEDKCYLCGGCAGVCPTLAIEVSSSWHFLEDKCISCMICIKACPVGALTYEEVSQ from the coding sequence ATGGGGAAGAAAATCCTGGTAAAGGTGAATGAGGATAAATGCTACCTTTGTGGTGGTTGTGCTGGCGTTTGCCCGACCCTTGCAATTGAAGTTTCCTCTTCTTGGCATTTTCTTGAGGATAAGTGTATCTCGTGCATGATATGCATTAAAGCATGTCCCGTAGGAGCCTTAACCTACGAGGAGGTGTCACAATGA
- a CDS encoding geranylgeranyl reductase family protein, whose protein sequence is MRYDVVVVGSGVAGPIVARNVAKAGFSVLLVDKKPAIGTPKQCAEGINVNIFKEFEIPYDKRFINREIYGARIYSPSGYTAELRYKDVSGVILERKVFDKMLAYYAAKAGAEVLARTEVVDVLRDGGKIVGVKAKHEGEPLEIKADVIVAADGVESTVARKAGINTYAPPHEFDSAYEYEMLIEGYDPDLIHLWFGTEIAPRGYVWVFPKDEDRANVGIGINSDNEKTAKYYLDKWLKENNIPRNKILEVNVGLVPVGGFVKELVKDNVLVVGDAARQVNPVHGGGMYEAMKAATMAAKWIVEALEEENMELLKNYTKEWWEREGPKMEKLLKLRRAMEKLTDEDIDVFVQLLSGTDLEKLASGNYLEVVKALMKHPKVLMSKRRLEILRALI, encoded by the coding sequence ATGAGATACGATGTCGTCGTCGTTGGTTCAGGTGTTGCCGGCCCTATCGTTGCTAGGAACGTGGCTAAAGCTGGTTTCTCCGTTCTTCTAGTCGATAAAAAGCCCGCGATTGGAACCCCAAAGCAGTGCGCAGAGGGGATAAACGTTAACATTTTCAAGGAGTTTGAAATTCCTTATGACAAGAGGTTCATTAACAGGGAGATTTACGGGGCAAGGATTTACTCTCCAAGCGGTTACACCGCGGAGCTTAGGTATAAGGATGTCAGCGGTGTTATACTTGAGAGGAAGGTTTTTGATAAGATGCTCGCCTATTATGCAGCCAAGGCTGGTGCTGAGGTTCTCGCTAGAACCGAGGTAGTTGACGTTCTGAGGGATGGCGGTAAGATAGTTGGCGTGAAAGCCAAGCATGAGGGCGAGCCCTTAGAGATTAAAGCAGATGTAATAGTTGCAGCTGACGGCGTTGAGAGTACCGTGGCGAGAAAGGCTGGAATAAACACATACGCTCCTCCACACGAGTTTGATTCCGCCTACGAATACGAAATGCTGATAGAGGGCTACGATCCTGACTTAATTCACCTATGGTTTGGCACCGAGATAGCTCCTCGGGGTTACGTCTGGGTCTTCCCCAAGGACGAAGATAGGGCCAATGTGGGCATTGGCATAAACTCGGACAATGAGAAAACTGCAAAGTACTATCTTGACAAGTGGCTTAAGGAGAACAATATCCCCAGAAACAAGATCCTCGAGGTCAACGTTGGCCTAGTTCCAGTTGGGGGTTTCGTTAAGGAGTTGGTTAAGGACAATGTTCTCGTGGTTGGAGATGCGGCAAGGCAGGTCAATCCAGTTCACGGTGGTGGGATGTACGAGGCCATGAAGGCCGCAACTATGGCGGCAAAGTGGATCGTTGAGGCCTTAGAGGAAGAGAACATGGAGTTGCTCAAGAACTACACGAAGGAGTGGTGGGAAAGGGAGGGGCCAAAGATGGAGAAGTTGCTAAAGCTCAGGAGGGCAATGGAGAAGCTTACGGATGAAGACATAGATGTGTTCGTTCAACTGCTGAGCGGAACTGATCTAGAAAAGCTAGCTAGCGGTAACTACCTTGAGGTTGTTAAGGCCTTAATGAAGCATCCAAAAGTGTTAATGAGCAAGAGAAGGCTGGAAATCCTTAGGGCCCTGATATGA
- a CDS encoding NAD+ synthase has protein sequence MRALNYNAAIDRIVQFIREKTSSGVVIGISGGVDSATTAYLAVKALGKDKVLGLIMPYYENQDVEDAKLVAKSLGIEYKIINIRSIIDAFRDSLNIDLDKKSLGNVMARTRMIILYAHANSLGRIVLGTSNKSEFLTGYFTKWGDGASDYAPLINLYKTEVWEIAKRIGVPERIVKKKPSAGLWEGQTDEEELGISYKLLDEILWRLVDLKMSKEEIANELGIPVERVEHVEKLVKGSEHKRRLPQGPSFEDLISGP, from the coding sequence ATGAGGGCACTAAACTATAATGCCGCGATAGATAGAATAGTTCAGTTCATCAGGGAGAAAACTAGTTCAGGGGTAGTTATAGGAATAAGCGGAGGAGTTGACAGTGCAACAACCGCATATCTTGCCGTAAAGGCATTAGGAAAAGACAAAGTCCTAGGCCTAATAATGCCATACTATGAAAATCAAGACGTTGAGGATGCAAAACTAGTTGCCAAGTCCCTCGGCATAGAGTATAAGATCATTAACATTAGGAGTATTATTGATGCCTTTCGGGACTCCCTAAACATCGATCTCGACAAGAAATCCCTGGGCAACGTAATGGCCAGAACGAGGATGATAATACTGTATGCACACGCAAACTCCCTGGGAAGGATAGTCCTAGGAACGAGCAACAAGAGCGAATTCCTAACCGGCTACTTCACGAAGTGGGGTGATGGAGCCAGCGATTATGCTCCTCTAATAAACCTATACAAAACTGAAGTCTGGGAAATAGCCAAAAGAATTGGCGTTCCTGAAAGGATAGTCAAGAAAAAGCCTTCAGCTGGACTTTGGGAGGGACAAACAGATGAAGAGGAACTCGGAATAAGCTATAAGCTTCTCGATGAAATCCTTTGGAGATTAGTTGATCTGAAAATGTCAAAAGAGGAAATTGCGAATGAACTCGGCATTCCTGTGGAAAGGGTAGAGCACGTGGAAAAACTTGTAAAGGGTAGCGAGCACAAGAGGAGATTACCCCAGGGACCAAGCTTCGAAGACCTCATATCAGGGCCCTAA
- a CDS encoding tetratricopeptide repeat protein, with protein MEVERILKALEEGKIDEAKTLMAKEVDMLSDEELKEVLEIAEKKAKEYEDLELYKIVVYYYAEFFGIDKLAEFEELARRKEFEGLMELADLYSLLGFPEKALEIYREILEKETDPEKLGEAYFGIATIHEELQEYNKALEVIKKAIESLEKSSNREKLLRAKIYEGYLTFEAGDKVKAKEKLAKLLPEVPEGELKSQVHLAFEEIFEDEENYEAAMQECLYALLEAKGTDFFEVAFDGLIDLIWQLMLEDDFEEIYNSMPMFKAAIPEFEDFFEGVRRIALYKDGKVGREEVSEIITKVKDERLVSILEFLGEAEL; from the coding sequence ATGGAAGTAGAGAGAATTCTGAAGGCCTTAGAAGAAGGAAAAATAGATGAGGCAAAGACCTTAATGGCCAAAGAAGTTGACATGTTAAGTGATGAAGAATTAAAAGAAGTGTTAGAAATCGCCGAAAAAAAGGCCAAAGAATACGAAGACTTAGAATTGTACAAAATCGTTGTATATTACTATGCAGAATTCTTCGGTATTGATAAGCTTGCAGAATTCGAAGAGCTCGCAAGAAGGAAAGAATTTGAGGGGTTAATGGAGCTTGCTGACCTTTACAGCCTGTTAGGTTTTCCAGAAAAAGCCCTGGAGATTTACAGGGAGATCCTCGAGAAAGAAACAGACCCAGAAAAACTTGGAGAGGCCTACTTTGGTATTGCAACGATCCATGAGGAACTTCAAGAATACAATAAGGCCCTAGAGGTTATCAAAAAGGCCATAGAAAGCCTTGAGAAATCCAGCAACAGGGAAAAGCTACTTAGAGCTAAAATCTACGAGGGTTATTTAACCTTTGAAGCGGGAGACAAGGTTAAAGCTAAAGAAAAATTGGCAAAATTATTACCAGAAGTACCAGAGGGAGAATTAAAGTCCCAAGTTCATCTAGCTTTTGAGGAAATATTTGAGGACGAAGAAAACTATGAAGCTGCAATGCAGGAGTGCTTATATGCCCTTTTAGAGGCCAAGGGAACGGACTTCTTTGAGGTCGCCTTCGACGGCCTTATAGACTTAATCTGGCAACTCATGCTGGAGGATGACTTCGAGGAGATATACAACTCAATGCCAATGTTCAAGGCCGCAATTCCCGAGTTTGAAGACTTCTTTGAAGGAGTTAGGAGGATAGCCTTGTACAAGGATGGAAAAGTGGGAAGGGAAGAGGTAAGTGAGATAATAACCAAGGTGAAGGATGAGAGACTTGTCTCCATTCTTGAATTCCTGGGGGAAGCTGAGCTATGA
- a CDS encoding molybdenum cofactor biosynthesis protein MoaE encodes MVGKIELFKKPGDFNLEEAVDLVSSPESGGIVIFLGKVRNENYGRKVKRLIYEAYDEMAIKEMVRIREEALKKFPISDALIWHRVGDFEVGENTILIVVAAKHREEAFEACMWIIDEVKKRVPIWKREVTEEGEFWIEGDKLIPADKNTD; translated from the coding sequence ATGGTTGGAAAAATTGAATTATTCAAGAAACCTGGGGATTTTAACTTAGAAGAGGCAGTAGATTTGGTATCTTCTCCAGAAAGTGGTGGAATCGTGATCTTTTTGGGTAAAGTAAGGAACGAAAACTACGGTAGAAAAGTAAAGAGACTTATATATGAAGCATATGATGAGATGGCAATTAAGGAGATGGTGCGAATTAGAGAAGAGGCTCTAAAAAAGTTCCCTATATCCGATGCCCTCATTTGGCATAGAGTGGGCGACTTTGAAGTTGGGGAGAATACCATATTAATTGTAGTGGCTGCTAAGCATAGGGAAGAGGCTTTTGAGGCTTGTATGTGGATTATTGACGAGGTCAAAAAGAGGGTTCCAATATGGAAAAGGGAGGTTACAGAGGAAGGTGAGTTTTGGATTGAGGGAGACAAGCTTATTCCCGCGGATAAAAATACTGACTGA
- a CDS encoding radical SAM protein, whose translation MEKAKVLTYEIPIGDARITTVSKPPWVASPHKGALERMILMIGQGKGVFSEPSFIPRSLGCIGNNRLVLYRDPIPLKKFKRVIDEFRSITKSGEIYITNYDDIEDAIELAEYAAFKGIETYVTIAVEDWDRVPEERKFKVIGEVLFNELSNVRNPNVDILLIMATYPQYKELLNKKLDFRGEVWVDILYPGSLRLMDFNPLELRKIINPTSIVYNNCMAGLIAITPEGFVIPCPLLRKFIVGDITRENLRSILRKQRLKKFWKLTKDAISPCKTCSLRYICHDCRALEYQATGDILGIEFCPL comes from the coding sequence ATGGAGAAAGCGAAAGTTCTTACTTACGAAATTCCTATAGGTGATGCGAGAATAACAACAGTCTCAAAACCCCCATGGGTAGCCAGTCCCCATAAGGGCGCGCTAGAGAGGATGATCCTTATGATAGGCCAGGGAAAGGGAGTGTTCTCAGAACCATCATTCATTCCAAGAAGTCTTGGATGTATCGGTAATAATAGATTGGTTCTTTACAGGGATCCAATTCCACTAAAGAAGTTCAAAAGAGTTATTGACGAGTTTAGGAGTATAACAAAGAGTGGAGAGATTTACATAACAAATTATGATGACATTGAAGATGCTATAGAACTTGCAGAGTATGCAGCCTTTAAGGGAATTGAAACCTATGTGACCATTGCTGTGGAGGATTGGGATAGGGTTCCTGAAGAGAGGAAGTTTAAAGTTATAGGTGAGGTGTTATTTAACGAATTAAGTAATGTTAGGAATCCCAATGTGGATATTTTATTGATAATGGCAACGTATCCTCAGTATAAAGAGCTCTTGAATAAAAAGTTGGACTTCCGGGGAGAAGTGTGGGTTGACATTCTATATCCTGGATCACTTAGACTCATGGACTTTAATCCATTAGAGCTCAGAAAGATCATTAACCCAACCTCGATAGTATATAATAATTGTATGGCTGGACTTATTGCGATAACTCCTGAGGGTTTCGTTATTCCATGTCCTTTGCTTAGGAAGTTCATTGTTGGGGATATAACCCGAGAAAATCTAAGGAGCATCTTAAGAAAGCAAAGGCTGAAGAAGTTTTGGAAGTTAACTAAGGATGCAATATCTCCGTGTAAGACATGCTCGTTGAGGTATATTTGCCATGACTGTAGAGCTTTGGAGTATCAGGCAACTGGAGATATTTTGGGAATTGAATTTTGTCCTTTGTAA
- a CDS encoding ATPase domain-containing protein, which produces MGYQPIRRVKSGIPGFDELIEGGFPEGTTVLLTGGTGTGKTTFAAQFIYKGAEEYGEPGVFVTLEERAKDLRREMAAFGWDFEKYEKEGMIAIVDGVSATAGLPSEERFVLEDRFNIDNFLRYIYRVVKAINAKRLVIDSIPSIALRLEEERKIREVLLKLNTILLEMGVTTILTTEAPDPQHGKISRYGIEEFIARGVIVLDLQERNIELKRYILIRKMRETRHSMKKYPFEIGPNGVVVYPSGEIY; this is translated from the coding sequence ATGGGTTATCAACCTATCCGGAGAGTTAAAAGCGGTATACCTGGCTTTGATGAACTCATCGAGGGGGGGTTCCCAGAGGGTACTACTGTTCTCCTCACTGGTGGTACTGGTACTGGTAAAACTACATTTGCAGCACAGTTTATATACAAAGGGGCTGAAGAATACGGCGAACCGGGAGTTTTCGTGACGTTAGAGGAGAGGGCCAAGGATCTTAGAAGGGAGATGGCAGCTTTTGGTTGGGATTTTGAGAAGTATGAAAAAGAGGGAATGATTGCTATAGTGGATGGTGTTAGCGCTACCGCAGGTTTGCCAAGTGAGGAGAGGTTTGTACTAGAAGATAGGTTCAATATCGATAACTTTCTGAGGTATATATATAGGGTTGTTAAGGCGATAAATGCTAAGAGGCTTGTAATTGATTCGATACCCTCAATTGCCCTTAGATTAGAAGAGGAGAGAAAAATAAGAGAGGTATTGTTAAAATTGAACACCATTTTGTTAGAAATGGGTGTTACTACGATACTAACTACTGAGGCTCCTGATCCTCAACACGGTAAGATAAGTAGGTATGGAATCGAGGAATTCATTGCAAGGGGAGTTATAGTGCTTGACCTTCAGGAGAGGAATATAGAGTTGAAGAGATATATCCTCATTAGGAAGATGCGTGAAACTAGGCACTCAATGAAGAAGTATCCATTTGAAATCGGCCCCAATGGAGTCGTGGTTTACCCAAGCGGAGAAATATACTGA
- a CDS encoding RAD55 family ATPase, with protein MFENSEEKIEKVVERVPTGIIDDLISGGIPRGSVVLLIGDPKAGKSTFLTQFAFNQLKSGVPVIGVLIDVSKYEFISNALDFGWEFMPFLDEKIILLDAYSQRLRKAPKFSFDETVIADLGDTTRLLDAIKDTTLKILSTTHADKIVGFISSMTPIFFETSRKEIYKFLEELREFAHRNRQVWVLEMNSGIEEPYVEMMVKAIVDGIIELRLMEEGKTLRRYLRIYGMRRTAHRLDWIKYDITSEGIKLLI; from the coding sequence ATGTTTGAAAACAGTGAGGAGAAAATAGAAAAGGTAGTTGAGAGAGTCCCAACTGGAATAATAGACGACCTTATAAGTGGAGGTATACCTAGAGGGAGTGTTGTTCTCTTAATAGGTGATCCTAAGGCAGGTAAAAGCACGTTCTTAACTCAATTTGCCTTTAATCAGCTCAAGTCGGGAGTACCAGTAATTGGAGTTTTAATTGATGTATCGAAATATGAATTTATAAGCAACGCTCTTGATTTTGGTTGGGAATTTATGCCGTTTCTTGATGAAAAGATAATACTCCTTGATGCGTATAGCCAGAGGCTAAGAAAAGCTCCTAAGTTTTCTTTTGATGAAACGGTAATAGCTGATTTAGGTGACACTACGAGGTTGCTTGATGCAATTAAGGATACAACGCTGAAGATCCTCTCGACAACCCATGCAGATAAAATAGTGGGCTTTATATCTTCCATGACTCCTATATTCTTTGAAACTTCAAGAAAGGAGATTTACAAATTCTTAGAGGAGTTAAGAGAATTTGCTCATAGAAATAGACAAGTCTGGGTTCTTGAAATGAACTCTGGAATTGAAGAACCATATGTTGAAATGATGGTCAAGGCTATAGTTGATGGAATAATAGAGCTAAGGTTAATGGAAGAAGGTAAGACCTTAAGGAGGTACCTTAGAATATATGGTATGAGAAGGACGGCTCATAGGCTTGATTGGATTAAATATGATATAACTTCTGAGGGTATTAAACTACTCATTTGA
- a CDS encoding DNA-binding protein: MRLVDIALILLSLVFLALAYVTSNVEPVSIGEAEDGKLVEFTGVCVYSSDGFSILTDGKFSVPVFSDLKLRKVYKVIGVYRRNGIKPRKIEDGKIELEEYEGAYWVDYYPSLLTPKKIKLKFGLSGVEEGELVRVRGIFFGSKLVPVEYYVVGNLTSPKDGYPFKFRGVVLYGGNPGIIFWKNRSVKVYLKDNQTLIPGRVVEVFGITRITGKIIVYTSRLRYLGSANVSEKPNVGEIAEGECRIVQKLENRVKLECLDLPLSNVTGRVGDKIKFRALKRFSDYLCLNCTLYPRENLGNMICNPEAGKAGKVSGVVENVKEVRGRIIAQVRNGNCRILLKIKPDIRIEIGDEVEAFGVFSTYYKKPILIVEGEEDICLNSCCR, encoded by the coding sequence ATGAGACTGGTTGACATTGCATTAATATTATTGAGCTTAGTGTTTTTAGCTCTTGCCTATGTAACATCAAATGTAGAACCCGTTAGTATAGGGGAAGCAGAAGATGGCAAATTAGTTGAGTTTACGGGAGTTTGCGTCTACTCATCTGATGGATTTAGTATATTAACTGATGGGAAGTTTTCTGTTCCTGTATTTTCTGATCTTAAACTCAGAAAGGTGTATAAGGTCATTGGAGTATACAGGAGAAATGGAATAAAGCCCAGGAAAATCGAAGATGGCAAGATAGAGCTTGAAGAATATGAGGGAGCGTACTGGGTTGACTATTATCCTTCACTCCTGACCCCAAAGAAAATTAAGCTTAAGTTTGGGCTTTCTGGAGTGGAAGAGGGTGAACTTGTTAGGGTTAGGGGTATTTTCTTTGGAAGCAAGCTCGTTCCCGTTGAATACTATGTGGTTGGGAATTTAACGTCACCGAAGGATGGTTATCCCTTCAAGTTTAGAGGTGTTGTTCTGTATGGAGGCAATCCTGGGATAATATTCTGGAAAAATCGAAGTGTAAAAGTGTACCTAAAGGACAATCAGACCTTAATCCCGGGGAGAGTCGTTGAAGTTTTTGGAATAACTAGGATTACCGGTAAGATCATTGTGTACACCTCTCGTCTCAGGTATCTTGGAAGTGCTAATGTCTCAGAAAAGCCCAATGTAGGGGAAATTGCGGAGGGTGAATGTAGGATAGTCCAGAAACTGGAAAATAGAGTTAAGTTAGAGTGTCTAGATTTACCGCTTTCTAACGTTACAGGGAGAGTGGGGGATAAAATAAAGTTTAGGGCCCTGAAGAGGTTCTCTGACTATCTATGCTTGAATTGTACTCTGTACCCCAGGGAAAACCTTGGCAACATGATATGTAATCCTGAAGCTGGGAAAGCCGGAAAGGTCTCAGGAGTCGTTGAGAATGTAAAAGAAGTTAGGGGTAGGATCATCGCCCAAGTTAGGAATGGGAACTGTAGAATACTTCTTAAAATAAAGCCAGACATTAGGATTGAGATTGGGGATGAAGTTGAGGCGTTTGGCGTGTTCTCTACGTATTACAAAAAGCCAATACTTATTGTTGAGGGGGAGGAGGATATATGTTTGAACTCTTGCTGCAGATGA
- a CDS encoding tripartite tricarboxylate transporter permease yields the protein MFELLLQMIKGVAFGTLTGLTPGLHVNSLSRLSFPTPTLFVMGLVHTFLDSIPSALFGVPDSDDTVPSLLPSHRIVLQGRFGELVRLSVTASTIALILAVLVYPIYSLVAPLYRFEVGLTFIVFLSLFLILSQKNKIGALLIFLLSGFLGYCAFNIPIRDPFYPLFTGLFALPLLIESYLNPPKEVRVEDSKLSVGILRVLKFSALGTFFGSLASLLPTLTAGQASLLGSKLTKDDLDYLTIIYSTNTAAYAFSLANLALTGKTRNGVMVAIGEVSTSELLYLYLLGISAALLVMVFAPRIAILLGKVAFRFYRKAIMAIILFLFALGYLYNGLPGVFLMLSAMLLGFLAPRWQVFRVTYMGVLMLPVLVESVI from the coding sequence ATGTTTGAACTCTTGCTGCAGATGATAAAGGGAGTCGCATTTGGAACTCTCACTGGGTTAACACCTGGGCTACATGTGAATTCCTTAAGCAGGCTATCCTTTCCAACCCCCACGCTGTTTGTGATGGGTTTAGTCCATACATTTCTCGATTCTATACCTTCTGCACTATTCGGTGTTCCGGATAGTGATGATACAGTTCCTTCCCTTTTACCTTCCCATAGAATAGTGCTCCAGGGAAGGTTTGGAGAACTGGTTAGATTATCCGTTACCGCAAGCACAATAGCCCTAATACTTGCGGTTTTGGTGTATCCTATCTACTCGCTCGTCGCTCCCCTCTACAGGTTTGAGGTTGGATTGACCTTCATAGTGTTCCTTTCTCTCTTCCTAATCCTTTCCCAGAAGAATAAGATTGGTGCTCTTCTGATATTTCTCCTCTCAGGGTTTCTAGGTTATTGTGCATTCAACATACCCATTAGGGATCCTTTTTATCCTCTCTTTACTGGACTTTTCGCACTTCCTCTCTTAATCGAGTCCTACCTAAATCCTCCAAAGGAGGTAAGAGTAGAAGATTCTAAATTAAGCGTTGGAATTTTGAGAGTGTTGAAATTTAGTGCCCTTGGAACGTTTTTCGGGTCTCTCGCTTCGCTCTTGCCCACGCTAACTGCCGGTCAAGCCTCGCTCCTGGGATCGAAGCTGACAAAGGATGACCTTGACTACCTCACGATAATATACTCCACGAATACCGCAGCTTATGCCTTCTCACTTGCTAATCTCGCCCTCACAGGCAAGACCAGGAATGGTGTTATGGTTGCGATTGGTGAAGTTTCTACTTCGGAGCTCCTCTACCTGTACCTCCTTGGGATCTCAGCGGCCCTATTAGTTATGGTATTTGCCCCCAGGATTGCAATTCTTTTGGGAAAAGTAGCGTTTAGGTTTTATAGGAAGGCTATCATGGCCATAATTCTGTTCTTGTTTGCCTTGGGCTATCTCTACAATGGGCTTCCTGGGGTGTTCCTAATGCTTTCGGCAATGCTCCTGGGATTCCTCGCCCCAAGGTGGCAGGTTTTTAGGGTGACCTATATGGGGGTTCTAATGCTCCCCGTGCTCGTGGAAAGTGTTATTTAG
- a CDS encoding zinc ribbon domain-containing protein encodes MDVYEPIMGAFPIAKKLWRTIVENKGLPSPDAVAKMLESMGLEKLFLGKGLGVFRNNFVIALLIPRENMIVVDFISATGDLSDALELIAYYDREIDCYVVEIIPANELEYEENLGVEPVIIDAKTFELKSYPVLGEFKQGKKTIILKVDNETYKLWKESGKLNVCPVCGGELRWRGRRAVCTDCGVEVVIDEER; translated from the coding sequence ATGGACGTCTACGAGCCGATAATGGGGGCTTTTCCAATAGCCAAGAAGCTTTGGAGAACCATAGTTGAGAACAAAGGCCTCCCATCTCCTGATGCTGTAGCCAAGATGCTGGAGAGTATGGGGTTAGAGAAGCTGTTTCTCGGGAAAGGATTGGGAGTTTTCAGGAACAACTTCGTCATAGCTCTCTTAATTCCTAGGGAAAATATGATAGTTGTTGACTTCATATCCGCCACGGGGGACTTAAGCGATGCCCTCGAGCTAATAGCATATTATGATCGAGAGATAGATTGTTACGTGGTTGAGATAATCCCCGCAAATGAGCTCGAGTACGAAGAAAACCTAGGAGTTGAACCCGTTATAATTGATGCGAAAACCTTCGAGCTTAAGAGTTATCCGGTGCTTGGAGAGTTTAAGCAAGGGAAGAAGACCATAATCTTAAAGGTCGACAACGAAACTTACAAACTCTGGAAGGAGAGTGGAAAGCTTAACGTTTGTCCCGTGTGCGGTGGGGAGCTCAGGTGGAGGGGGAGAAGAGCGGTTTGCACAGACTGCGGGGTAGAGGTGGTTATTGATGAGGAACGTTAA